A region of the Jaculus jaculus isolate mJacJac1 chromosome 10, mJacJac1.mat.Y.cur, whole genome shotgun sequence genome:
cctgggtcctttggctttacaggcaaacctcttaaccactaagccatccctccagccctagacagaTTTCTTAAGGCTACTGAGTGGATGTTATACTTCTAGCAGCAGGAACCGTGGGTGTGAGCCacgtccttctctctctttcctcttttctctctcttttctttttattctttctctttcttctctttccttccacacCCATCCTTGGTAAAAATTTTGTGAAAGTTTCTTCccacaggtaggtaggtagaaggattgctatgagttggaggctaccctgagactaattccagttcagcctggcttagagtgaaacactaccttgaaaaacaaaaaccaaaaccaaaacaaaaaacccaagacaacaacaacaaaaaacccgcCTCAAAACTTCACTCCaaaatccttccttcttttaccCTCTTCCCCCAAggtcttcatttcttttccaaAGCAACTCCAATTTATAGTACCGCCAGTCTTCATTGTTacactttgttgtttttttccttaaagttttatttttaattaaaatatttttttgtttatttttatttatttgagagcgacaaacacagacagaaaggcagatagagagagagagaatgggcgcgccagggcttccagtcactgcaaacgaactctcccttgttcatctggctaacgtgggtcctggggaatcgagcctggaaccagggtccttaggcttcacaggcaagcacttaaccactaagccatctctccagcccattaaagtttatttatttatttatttatttatgtaggtactagggagttgaacttcggtccttaggcttcgcaggcaaataccttaacctctaagccatctctccagcccattgttacACTTAGAAATTGCACTTTATGTATGTGTTCTTGTATTAGCCTCTCAATATGCAAGGGATAGCCAGTAAGGGCAGGATGTATGATTCCATATCCTAGTGCCCAAAGGAATACCTAATTTGATACCTATCATTGAGACTCAACAAATATTAGAATCAGCTCAAGGAAGATTTATTGGGCTCAATTAAGTGTTAACTGAAAGCACGAACAGCTCCCCACTGTCCGAAAAGcgagcgcacgcctttaatctcagcactgggggaggccgaggtaggaggatcgcctgcgAGAgatcgaggtcagcctgagactatatagtgaattccaggtcagcctgggctggagcgagacactacctcgaaacaaacaaacaaaaccaaaagagccgggcgtggtagcgcacgccttgaatcccagcactcgggaggcagaggtaggaggatcaccatgagttcaaggccaccctgagactacatagtgaattccaggtcagcctgggccagaaaaaaaaaaaaaaaaagtcatagtaaACAGCATCGCTGAATCAGCGCAGCCTGGAGTTCTTGGCACCCCCTAACTCGCATCCCAGAAGCTGCAGAGCCTGCGGTGAACCCCCCTTGCAGTTTCTCTCGCTGATCAGCGTTTCCACGGCTTGTGCGAGGACGTGAGCTAGGAAGCTGTCAGAGCACAGGCAGACGCGGTTAAGGGGTCGTGAAAGGTATTCTGCGCAAAAACCCCAATGCTCGGGACTCCGGCTCTCGGAGCCCGCGCTCCGCGCCGCGCCGCGTCCCCTTTAAGGGGCGGGTCCTGCGCGGGGCGCCGGAGGGGGGGGGGCGGCCCGAGGCGCGCGCGCGCTCCCGGAAGACGCGGGCCCCGCCGGCCTGCGCGCCGCGACCTCGGCCCCCTTCCGGCTCGGGCTGCCGGCCTAAGGGCCTCGGATCCCACCGCTGCCCGGCGCGCTCCTTCCCTGGGCGTCCCCGGGCCGGTCCTGGGGAGGGGGAGGTTCTCGGCTTCCCGGCCGATCGCTCCGGGGCCCCGGCGCCCACGGCCCCTGGAGCCCTGGAGGGTGTCGGGGAGGGGGGGTCGTCGGCCGGAGGCTCGTGTCTCCCTCCACCACCCGAGCGGTGACCCCGCGGCCCCCGGCGCCGCTGCCCGCCGCGTGGGGCCGGGGACCCGATGCGCGGCCCCGGGGATGGGCTGGGTTTAGGCTGCGCTCGGGAGGGACCGCGGGCTCTCGTGCTCCTCCCGACCCTGGGCATCTCCACGCTCGGGTACCCCCGAAGCCGAGGGCAAGCAGCCTAGGCCGTGGGCCTCTGGGGGACGATGGTGGGCCCCTGGCGCTTCTCCGTCAGGGTCTGCCTGTCCCACCTAAGGTGCTTTAAGCTCCGAAAGGAACTTGACCCCCTCAGACCCTTTGGGTGTTCTCGGAACGCCAGGCTCTGTTGGCTTCTGCTGGGCACTTTGCCCAAATTCATCGCCACCTACGAGGACGTCGGGGGCAGGGCGCACGGCATCCTGTGTCAGCCCCAGGCCCCGTGGAGTGACCTAGCTGGGAACGGCAGGGTGGCGGGGGTCTCCCCCGCGGGACCCCTGGGCTGTGTCTTCCTGTATCTCCGCATTGGACTCCGCGCTAGTGCTCTCTTGGCAAaattcttccccctcctcctcctgtaTCCTCTCACCTACCTGGCTCCGGGCATCTCCACCCTCTGGCTCCACCTGCTTCTAAAAGCCACCGAGACCTCGGGTCCAACGTACATTAAGCTGGGCCAGTGGGCCAGTACCCGGCATGATCTCTTTTCGGAGGCCTTCTGTGCGCTGTTCTCCAAGCTGCATGTGCAGGTGCACCCCCACCCCTGGACTCACACTGAACACTTACTCCGGGAGACGTTTGGGGAGGACTGGGGAAGCCTCCTGCTTTTCGAGACCCGGGAACCTGTGGGTTCAGGTTGTGTGGCCCAAGTGTACAAGGCGTTCGCCAGCACTGCCCTGCTGGAGCGGGACAGCACCTGGAGACTCAGGGAGGCCGCTGGGCGTTCGAGAAAGCTCTTCGAACATCCTGGGAGTGAGTGGAAACCTCCAGAAAATCTTGCTGACCAGGCATTTCTAGAAAGGCTGCTCCTGCCTAAGAAGGACACAAGTGCATCAGGTAGACCTCGCGGTCCACCTGAGCCAGGTCACCTCATCCCAGTGGCAGTGAAAGTAAGTCCTCAGCCAGGCCCTCCCCTGTGACAGATCTGTTTTGACCACTGAGCTGCTTGCCCCTGTGCAAGTCACCCCACATTGCCTTCGGTTCTGAGTATTCCTTCTCTAAAATTGGATCCGAAATGTTTTGGAGCTCATACAGTTttggattttggaatatttgcatacaCTTAATGAGTTCTCTTGGGACTAGGACCCAAGTCTAAACAtgccattcatttttatttcatacgTACCTTGGCCTTGCTCTTTTGTTACGTCTTCAACTCATCACAAGAGGCAGGTGTGGAATTTTACACTTGTGGTATCTTGTCCTTAAACTTTTTTCAGATTTGGGGGGGGGATAGGGGCCAAAATATTTCAGATTTTGGAGCATTTTAGGTTTTGGATTAGGGCTGCTCAACTTGTATTTCTTGTTAGCCTAACCTATTTGAATGCTTACATGTGAActattttcatatcttttccGTGTGTGTGCAAGCCACCTCTGGAGGTGTGTGAATGACAACATCAGGTGTTATCATCAGGTATACTATACACCTTTTaaagtcagggtctctcaccagttaggctagactggctggccaaggagccccagggaccctccagTTTCTCCTTTCTATCACTGGGATTTttcctttctagtgctgggattaaaggtgtcaccacagccagcagttttacatgggtactagggattgaactcagctcctcatgcttgtaaggcaagcatttttgaattatttttaatttttttgtttatttttatttatttatttgagagcgacagacaaagaggcgggcgggggggggcgggggagagaatggccaggccagggcttcccctcactgcaaacgaactccagatgtgtgtgggcccttgtgcatctggctaacataggtcctggggaatcgagcctggaacctgggttcttaggcttcacaggcaagcgcttaaccactaggccatttctctagcccaaattttcttttctaaaagttatttgcaagcacagagagagagagagagagaggagacagacagagagaatgggtgtgccagggcctctagccactgcaaatgaacttcagacatacaccccttgtgcatctggcttacatgggtcctggggaatcaaacctgggtcctttggcttcacagcaaggtccttaactgctaagcaatctctccataccaagacaagcattttaccacaagcactttactgactgaactacctctccagctccccccctttttttccagcccctctttcctttttttttttttttttctttttcaaggtaggatttcactctagcccaggctgacctggaattcactatggagtctcagggtggccttgaactcacgatcctcctacttctgcctcccatgtgctgggattaaaggtgtgcaccaccacagcccgGCTTCTTTTTGAGTAAAGATTTATTGAGAAGACAGTTGACAAAACCCAGTGTGTCAGAGCAGTTATGCTTGGGGTTTTGGCCGGTATCCAAGGAAAAGAGAGGAGCCAGAAAAGCAGGCAGGATGAGCAGTGAGGATCTGCAAGcagctgcctcctcctcttctctcactACCGCCATCCCTTcccatccccccctttttttcccaggtagggttttactgtagcccaggctgacttggaattcattatgtggtctcaaagtggcctcaaagtcatggcaatcctcctacatctgcttcccgagtgctgggattagaggtgtaagCCAAAATGCCCAGcatcatccactttttttttttttaaatgtacttatttgagaaagaggagaggaagatggagggagaggatgggtgcactagggcctctagttactgcaaatgaactccagtcacatgtgtcatcttgtgcatctgtctttatgtgggtactggggaattgaactcaggtccttaggctttgcagacaagtgccttaactgctgagttgttGGTCTagccccatccttttttttttcttttaggatgTTAACCCATTATCTTCTCTGATCTATTACCAGACTGTTGCCAGAAATGATAGGCATAGTTCTTTCACCATGAATACCCAGAATCCATTTCTAAAGCGGTTCACCAAATggcatccttttttaaaaaatatttttatgtatttatttatttgacagagagagagagagagaatgggcatgatagggcctccagccactgcaaacgaactccagatgtgtgatgtgggtcctggggaatcaaaccttggtcctttcccttggcaggcaaatgccttaactgctaagccattcctccagcccttttttttgttttttcaaggtagggtctcattgtagcccagactgatctggaattcactatataatctcagtctcaggctggccttgaactcatagcgatcttcctacctctgcttcccaagtgctgggattaaaggcatgtgccactacacccggccatGGCATACTTTTttatttggagacaaggtcttgctaagttgcccaggctggctttgaacctttATAGTCCAGGGAGATTTTGAACTCGTTATTCTCCTGCCTTAACCTGagaaactgggattacaggcctgttgCTACCACATTCAGCTTAAGGTGGTGTATTTCTTGACTTCAGAAAGTGGTGGTGTGAATTGTCTGAGGAAGGAAAATGAGGATGATTTGGAATTTGCTGCCTCTGGGGTGGAGGAACCACCATCCCAGGGCATCACGGGTATCAAGGTCTCGTCCGTCCTTCAGCCCCCTTGTTCCTTTGAAGATGGGAGCCAGTGTAGACTGGGTAAGATGTGCCCTGATGCCACCTCCTGTCTCATTGGTGATTTTTCTGGCAGGTGCTGCACCCTGGCCTGCTCTCTCAGGTGCACGTGGACTTGTTGCTGATGAAAATAGCCAGCCGAGCCCTGGAGCTTTTCCCTAGAACCAAATGGCTCAGCTTGCCTGAGATCGTGGAGGAATTTGAGAAACTCATGGCTCAACAGGTAAATGCTTCTCTCAGCTCTAGAAACATCTCACAAGGTTCTTGCCTGATTATCAGCTGCTTAGTAAGTGCTGAACAAATGAACCGATGATTTCCTAGCAGTCAGGGTAGGTGACACTAGCTGAGGAAGCTCAGGATGCCCAGATCTCACCAGCTTCATGCAGCCAGGCGATTTCTTGCTTATGTTCAGGTAAACTGAAGGAAGTGGGCACTCTACCCCATAGCAATTTAGGGACCCAATTTCCCTCCTTCCAAGTTTGTAAGGTTCGTCGCCCTGCCTGTCACCACAAAGGCCAATGAGCAGAGTCAGGAATTGAATATTTAAGTTTGGCTTCATTCAGAGAGCCAGTGATCAGAGAAGACTGGGTTAATATCCTAAGAAAAAAAccccgctgggcgtggtggtgcatgcctttaatcccagcactcgggaggcaaaggtaagaggattgctgtgagttcgaggccaccctaagactacatagtgagttccaggtcagcctgagccagagtgagactctaccttgaaaaaccgaaaaagaaaaccaaaacatccgggtgtggtggtacatgcctttaatcccagcactggggagacagagccaggaggatcatgtgagtttgaggccaccctgagatacaacatagtgaatcctgggtcaacctgggctagtgggaGACTCTACCTAATAGAAATAACCAaagcagtaacaacaacaaaattccctCACCTCTCTCCAGCACACATTTTGGGGAGTAACAAAATCAGTCATTCATTCCAGAGCTTGTTTCAGAAACATCTGGGTTCAGGTTAGTGAGAAATCTAAGCATCACCGGGAAAGGTGGAGAATTAACTTATTTACACTGGTGGTTTGAAATGAACTCCATGCTCTCAAATGTCTTTGTCCCCAAATTATGATAAatctgtgtcttttaaaaaatattttttttattgattaattagagacagagagacaaaagggaatgggcacaccagggcccccagccactgcaaaggaacttcagacatatgtgtcaccttgtgcatcttgcttatgtgggtcctgggaaattgaacctggtccttaggcttcgcaagcaagcgccttaaccactaatccatctctccagtccataatctgtgtctttttttctttctttcataatctGTGTCTTAAATAGGCTGCTTGGCAGGCAGTTTGACATCACCTTgagttctttgttttattttttgggtttttagggtgtccctctagcctaggctggcctatgtagtctcagggtgcccttgaactttccgcaatcctccagcctctgcctcccatgtgctaggattaaagacatgcaccgccatgcctggctctaccttGAGTTCTTTACAGTACTGGTGGACTAAACTTCAAGGCTACATGACTTTAGATACAGGCAGGAAACTTCCTTTGGTGGCAAGCAAGCTTGCAGAAATGGGGAGCACAATTGTGGTCTACAGAAGCAAAGCAATAAGCTGTTAGCTCAGAGGGGGTGTTTAcccatggtgtttttttttttttttttttgaggtagggtctcactctagcccaggctgacctggaattcactatgtagtctcagggtggcttaactcagggcgatcctcctacctctgtctcccaagtgctgggattaaaggcttgtgccaccacacctggctctttgttggatttttttattttttatttttttttacccatAGTTGGTCTTTTTAGATACCTGACTTACCTAGCACGGGGCACAGTAACCCAGGGCTAAAGTTGTTTGCATTCTTCTCAGTTTAGAATCTGAGGTGatcctcaaatttatggtgatcctcctacctctgcttcccaagcactgggattaaaggcatgtgccaccacacccagcttagaaattttgtttgtttattatttatttatttatttgtttatttatttatgtgagagaaacaggcagagagagaatgggtatgccagggcctctagccactgcaaatgaacgccagatacatatgccactttgtgcatctggctttatatgggtactggagaattgaacctgggtccttgagctttgcaggcaaccatcttgacggctgagccatctctccaacccccaccccctttttgttttttttttaaggttgtgtTTCActgtaatctaggctgacctagaattccttatgcagctctaggctggcctcaaacttgtggtgattctcctacctcaacctctctagtgctgggagtaaaggtctgcaacaccacacctggcttcatctcttcattttgactcacagtttttcTTCTCATCTCATCTTTACTCCCTGTAAAAGCCTGATAGACATAAGGGAGTCCCATAGTTTGAAACTCATATCTCTATATTTTACCTAATTTGTCTTAAGAGCCAGTTTTTCTTACAACACTCCCCCATAGCCCCAACATGTTTCAGGCTGGATGAATTCTTAAGAGTTGTggctctgagccaggcatggtggcgcatgcctttaacccccagcacttgggaggcagaggttggaggaacatcgtgagttcgaggccaccctgagactacatagtgaattctaggtcagcctgggtcagagtgagaccctacctcgaaaaaccaaaaaataaaaataaaaaaaataataaagtgggtGTTTCAAGAGAATAAACCATCTTTTCCTGTCCCTAAGGAACATATAGTAGGCAGAGGGGGCGGACATAACTGCCAACAACAATACTGGAGACAGAATGACCAGAGTTCTTGTAGAAGCTTCCACGGGCTAGGGCGTGTTCATTGCAGGCTTAGGAGTGGGTTGGTTCATGCCATACACTGAGGGCAAAGGCTACTGGCCTGAGCTGACGACTGAAAGGCACTTCTGGTTGGGCCAGTGGGGAGGAACATCCTGCCCGGGCACTAAGGGGAGCAGAGGAGAGTGAAGGGTGCCAGGTGGTTTGGGATGTCGTGTACACTCTGCCAAAAAGAAGCTGGACTTTGAGGTGGTAGAGGAAGGGGAAGCGTCCAGAAGAGATGGACCCGGAGAGAGAACCAGGGCCAAATCCTGACCCTCTGGGTGTGATTCTGAAGAGTGGAGATGTGCTGGGCGTGTT
Encoded here:
- the Adck2 gene encoding uncharacterized aarF domain-containing protein kinase 2 isoform X2, coding for MVGPWRFSVRVCLSHLRCFKLRKELDPLRPFGCSRNARLCWLLLGTLPKFIATYEDVGGRAHGILCQPQAPWSDLAGNGRVAGVSPAGPLGCVFLYLRIGLRASALLAKFFPLLLLYPLTYLAPGISTLWLHLLLKATETSGPTYIKLGQWASTRHDLFSEAFCALFSKLHVQVHPHPWTHTEHLLRETFGEDWGSLLLFETREPVGSGCVAQVYKAFASTALLERDSTWRLREAAGRSRKLFEHPGSEWKPPENLADQAFLERLLLPKKDTSASGRPRGPPEPGHLIPVAVKVLHPGLLSQVHVDLLLMKIASRALELFPRTKWLSLPEIVEEFEKLMAQQIDLRYEARNLEHFQHNFQNVTSVKFPTPLHPFVTRDVLVETYEIFVDNFVHGDLHPGNILVQGANGLSPSPVAAMAPSLHPLRLVLLDAGIVAELQASDLRNFRAVFLAVVLGQGHRVAELMLHHARANECKDVEAFKAEMATLVTQARQNLTLEKFHVSGLLSSVFKLLMVHQVKLESNFASIMVAILVLEGLGRSLDPKLDILEAAKPFLLQGPATFF
- the Adck2 gene encoding uncharacterized aarF domain-containing protein kinase 2 isoform X1, whose protein sequence is MVGPWRFSVRVCLSHLRCFKLRKELDPLRPFGCSRNARLCWLLLGTLPKFIATYEDVGGRAHGILCQPQAPWSDLAGNGRVAGVSPAGPLGCVFLYLRIGLRASALLAKFFPLLLLYPLTYLAPGISTLWLHLLLKATETSGPTYIKLGQWASTRHDLFSEAFCALFSKLHVQVHPHPWTHTEHLLRETFGEDWGSLLLFETREPVGSGCVAQVYKAFASTALLERDSTWRLREAAGRSRKLFEHPGSEWKPPENLADQAFLERLLLPKKDTSASGRPRGPPEPGHLIPVAVKVLHPGLLSQVHVDLLLMKIASRALELFPRTKWLSLPEIVEEFEKLMAQQIDLRYEARNLEHFQHNFQNVTSVKFPTPLHPFVTRDVLVETYEESVPVSSYQQAGIPMDLKRRIAQLGINMLLKMIFVDNFVHGDLHPGNILVQGANGLSPSPVAAMAPSLHPLRLVLLDAGIVAELQASDLRNFRAVFLAVVLGQGHRVAELMLHHARANECKDVEAFKAEMATLVTQARQNLTLEKFHVSGLLSSVFKLLMVHQVKLESNFASIMVAILVLEGLGRSLDPKLDILEAAKPFLLQGPATFF